Below is a window of Limibacillus halophilus DNA.
TGTATGACAGTGATTGATCGAGCCATTTCGTTCTGCCGAAACACCGTTTGGGAGCCATCAATCGATGCAGTCAGCCAAAACCGGGTTTAGCACTGACGGGGAGACTCCGGCGTGATGGGCGGCCAACCGAACTCCGAAGGTATCGGGCAGCGGATATCAGCGTTCCTGGGAACGCTTCGTCAATATGTGGGGCTGTCGGGCAGTAGGAAACGCGAGCCGCTCAACGACCCGGAAAGCTTACGCACGTTTCTGGAAACACGCGCCAGCTTGGTCGCGCAAACCTCACTGTACGGTTATCTGCGGACCCGTGCCGGGTCACGCTATCCTGACCTCTTCGACGATGACAATTTCGTTGTGTCCATCAATATCGCCAAGTGGCAGATCTGGCTGGATTGTCTGAGCGATCTGTCAATCTACACCGGGGCATTGGTCATTCAGCGCAGCGACATTGAAGAGGATCGCCTCGCGCTGTTCATGGAGTCTCTGGTTGAATCCATTATTGCCGATGCCGGGTGGCCCCACGAAGCCGGGATGGCCTTCCCGGAACACGCCGAAGGTGTTCTGACACGCATTCGGCATTGCACTTGGAGCACCATAGAAGACGGTGAAGATGCTTTTTCGCGAAGTCCTGACTCCCTTGTTACCTGGACCCCTATCATCGATGAGCTAAAGCAATTGGATGCATCCATCGTCCGCAATTCCGTGCGCTATCGTTGGCAGGAGATCCGCCGCGAGTATCGTGATCTCTTGGATGCCGAATCCCTCGTCCAGAGATTGCCGCCTACAATTTGAAGCCTGTACGCTTCGTTCTATCGGGACACCGCGTTACGCAGATCATCGACGATTTCCCT
It encodes the following:
- a CDS encoding esterase, with translation MGGQPNSEGIGQRISAFLGTLRQYVGLSGSRKREPLNDPESLRTFLETRASLVAQTSLYGYLRTRAGSRYPDLFDDDNFVVSINIAKWQIWLDCLSDLSIYTGALVIQRSDIEEDRLALFMESLVESIIADAGWPHEAGMAFPEHAEGVLTRIRHCTWSTIEDGEDAFSRSPDSLVTWTPIIDELKQLDASIVRNSVRYRWQEIRREYRDLLDAESLVQRLPPTI